The Polypterus senegalus isolate Bchr_013 chromosome 1, ASM1683550v1, whole genome shotgun sequence genome includes a window with the following:
- the LOC120515159 gene encoding CD276 antigen homolog isoform X1, whose protein sequence is MLSRVLMSAILWVPFHVFAQNAEATLHVIIASAGEDVLLPCTFPPLDWRDPRNFLIIKWQHGSSIIYHYEDEEHRPEWGLERFRGRIQMFHQEISKGNASALLTNVHLEDAGKYVCMVIWVSNYKETQLQLSVTGEDMPSAQVIIVGLSTLLVMILLLSLLESKRLKKRYRSLGKSNC, encoded by the exons ATGCTGAGCAGAG TGTTAATGTCGGCCATTTTATGGGTGCCTTTCCATGTTTTTGCACAAAATGCTGAAG ccacacttcacgtcattattgcGTCTGCAGGTGAAGATGTTCTTCTGCCTTGCACATTTCCACCTCTGGACTGGAGAGACCCCAGAAACTTCCTGATCATTAAGTGGCAGCATGGCTCCTCAATTATTTATCACTATGAAGATGAGGAGCACAGGCCAGAATGGGGACTGGAAAGGTTCAGAGGGAGAATCCAGATGTTTCACCAAGAGATCTCCAAAGGAAATGCATCTGCTCTTTTGACAAATGTCCACCTGGAAGATGCTGGGAAGTATGTGTGTATGGTTATCTGGGTATCCAATTATAAGGAAACTCAGCTGCAGTTATCCGTAACTGGAGAGGACATGCCAA GTGCTCAAGTGATCATCGTTGGATTGTCCACCTTGCTTGTGATGATTTTACTGCTTTCACTGTTAGAAT
- the LOC120515159 gene encoding CD276 antigen homolog isoform X2, protein MLSRVLMSAILWVPFHVFAQNAEGEDVLLPCTFPPLDWRDPRNFLIIKWQHGSSIIYHYEDEEHRPEWGLERFRGRIQMFHQEISKGNASALLTNVHLEDAGKYVCMVIWVSNYKETQLQLSVTGEDMPSAQVIIVGLSTLLVMILLLSLLESKRLKKRYRSLGKSNC, encoded by the exons ATGCTGAGCAGAG TGTTAATGTCGGCCATTTTATGGGTGCCTTTCCATGTTTTTGCACAAAATGCTGAAG GTGAAGATGTTCTTCTGCCTTGCACATTTCCACCTCTGGACTGGAGAGACCCCAGAAACTTCCTGATCATTAAGTGGCAGCATGGCTCCTCAATTATTTATCACTATGAAGATGAGGAGCACAGGCCAGAATGGGGACTGGAAAGGTTCAGAGGGAGAATCCAGATGTTTCACCAAGAGATCTCCAAAGGAAATGCATCTGCTCTTTTGACAAATGTCCACCTGGAAGATGCTGGGAAGTATGTGTGTATGGTTATCTGGGTATCCAATTATAAGGAAACTCAGCTGCAGTTATCCGTAACTGGAGAGGACATGCCAA GTGCTCAAGTGATCATCGTTGGATTGTCCACCTTGCTTGTGATGATTTTACTGCTTTCACTGTTAGAAT